TGGTATGCTTCATTCTTGGTGTTAATAATTGTTGATCATAAACTACAGACATCTTCAATATTTTACCTAAACTATCAATAATGAACAATTGATAATGAATAATGAATAATTAATAATTAATAATTAGGCTCTGCTGAATAAATCAAAACTTTTGTCAAATCAAGGTTTTAAGCATAGCTGTAAAGGTGTCAGGTATCGGGTATTAGGTATTAGGTTTGAAAATTACACCTGAAACCTGCAACCTGAAGCCTGAAACCTACTCACCTTTTTCAGCAACCCCTAAATACCCCTCTTGGCAAATTTAATAAAATTTTTTGATAAGAATTAAAAATATCGAGTTAACCTGTAGTTGTTAGCAATTTACAAGCGATATTTTATGAGTAGCAGAAACTTTGGTGTTATTGGTTTAGCGGTAATGGGTGAAAATCTCGCCCTCAATGTGGAAAGTAGGGGTTTTCCTGTTGCTGTTTATAACCGTAGCCCTGACAAAACCGAGAATTTCATGGCAACTGGAGCGCAGGGGAAAGATATTAAACCTGCCTATAGTGTGGAAGAATTTGTGCAAAGTTTAGAGCGCCCGCGCCAAATTCTGATTATGGTAAAAGCTGGTAGCCCCGTTGATGCGGTAATCCAACAGTTAAAACCGTTATTAGAAGAAGGTGATATGATCATCGATGGTGGTAATTCTCTTTATGAAGACACCGAAAGACGCACTAAGGAGTTAGAAGCCACTGGTTTAGGTTTTGTCGGTATGGGTGTCAGTGGTGGTGAGGAGGGCGCCCTCAAGGGTCCTTCTTTGATGCCGGGTGGTACACAAAGCGCCTATGAGAAGTTAGAACCGATTTTAACGAAAATCGCCGCTCAGGTGGATGATGGTCCTTGTGTGACTTATATTGGTCCGGGGGGCGCTGGGCATTATGTCAAAATGGTACATAATGGCATTGAATACGGTGATATGCAGTTGATTGCCGAAGCCTACGATTTATTGAAAAATGGTGTCGGGTTGAGTAATGACGAATTACATCAAGTTTTTAAACAATGGGATACTACCGATGAGTTAAATTCCTTTTTGATTGAAATTACCGCTGATATTTTTTCCAAAAAAGACGAAGAAACAGGGCAACATTTAATTGATTTGATTATGGATACTGCTGGGCAAAAAGGCACCGGGCGCTGGACTGTGGTAAGTTCTTTACAGTTAGGTGTACCTATTCCCACTATTTACGCTGCGGTTAATGCGCGGGTGCTTTCTAGCTTAAAAGATGAACGAGTTGTAGCTTCTACTCAGTTAACAGGCGTTACTACCGCTTTTGATGGGGATAAAACCAGTTTTATTGATAAAGTGCGAGACGCGCTGTATTGCTCCAAAATGTGTTCTTATGCGCAAGGTATGGCTTTAATTGCTGAGGCTTCCAGAGAATACAATTTCAATATCAATTTACCCGAAGTTGCCCGAATTTGGAAAGGCGGTTGTATTATCAGAGCTGGATTTTTAAACAAAATTAACAAGGCTTTCACCGACAACCCTGATTTAGCTAATTTATTACTCGCACCTGAGTTTAAACAAAGTATTTTAGATCGTCAACAGGCGTGGCGTGATGTGGTAGTAATGGCTAATCAGACAGGTATTCCTATTCCTGCTTTTAGTGCT
The window above is part of the Cyanobacterium sp. T60_A2020_053 genome. Proteins encoded here:
- the gnd gene encoding decarboxylating NADP(+)-dependent phosphogluconate dehydrogenase, with amino-acid sequence MSSRNFGVIGLAVMGENLALNVESRGFPVAVYNRSPDKTENFMATGAQGKDIKPAYSVEEFVQSLERPRQILIMVKAGSPVDAVIQQLKPLLEEGDMIIDGGNSLYEDTERRTKELEATGLGFVGMGVSGGEEGALKGPSLMPGGTQSAYEKLEPILTKIAAQVDDGPCVTYIGPGGAGHYVKMVHNGIEYGDMQLIAEAYDLLKNGVGLSNDELHQVFKQWDTTDELNSFLIEITADIFSKKDEETGQHLIDLIMDTAGQKGTGRWTVVSSLQLGVPIPTIYAAVNARVLSSLKDERVVASTQLTGVTTAFDGDKTSFIDKVRDALYCSKMCSYAQGMALIAEASREYNFNINLPEVARIWKGGCIIRAGFLNKINKAFTDNPDLANLLLAPEFKQSILDRQQAWRDVVVMANQTGIPIPAFSASLDYFDSYRSARLPQNLTQAQRDYFGAHTYERTDKPKGEFFHTEWMQG